AAAGCACAATAAAAATAGAGTTCTCGCTTCGCTAAAGGGGGAAAGGGGGAGGATTATTCTAATATTTTTCAATAACCATAAATTTAAGCCCTATGAAAGGTTTTAGTAAAATTGGGGAATTTCTATTGTGCTACCAAAAAGGTTGCAAACCATTTTTTGTTTGGGGTTTGCTTGAAATTCAATTGATTTTAAAACATCTTATCAAAGCCTATACATTTAAGGAAACAGCACCGAAAAGGTTTCTTTGATATTTGATACACCTATTAGCTCTATTTGCTTCTCCTTTATCTTATCTAAATTTGATTTGGGAAGAAAGCAGGAAGAAAATCCAAGTTTTAATGCCTCTTCTATCCTTTTTTCTACATTTGATATGCCCCTTATTTCACCAGATAAGCCAACCTCTCCTACCAATGCTATCTTCTCATCTATCGGCTTCTCCTTAAATGATGAGACAATAGCAGAGCATATCCCAAGGTCTATTGCTGGCTCAGAGCTTCCTATGCCACCTGCAATATTAACGAATAGATCATAGGTTGAAAGGTTATATCCCATCCTCTTTTCCAAAACAGCAAGAAGGAGGAGGATTCTGTTATAATTTACACCCAATGTATCCCGTCTTGCCATTCCATAGATGGTTGGCGTAGCAAGGGCTTGAATTTCAATAAGGATTGGCCTGCTTCCCTCAATTGTGCAGGAAACAACAGAGCCAGATGCACCTTTAGGCCTTTCTGATAGGAATGCAAGGGATGGGTTTTTTACCTCAGAAAGACCCTTTTCTTCCATCAAAAACACGCCTATCTCATTTGTTGAACCAAATCTATTTTTATAAGCCCGCAATATTCTAAAGATATGGTTTTTATCTCCCTCAAAATAAAGCACTGTGTCAACCATATGCTCAAGGAGCTTAGGCCCTGCAATTGAACCCTCCTTTGTTACATGACCAACAATGAATATTGGAATGTTCCTCTTTTTTGCAATTCCAGATAGAAAGCTTGTGCAAACCTTTATTTGGGAGACTGTTCCAGGGGCAGATGGTAGGCTTGGATGATATATTGCCTGGATTGAATCAATGACAATTACCTTAACATCTATTTTCTCAATCTGGTCTAAAATATGAGTAATGTTGTTATAAGATGAGATGTATAAACCCTCTGATGAGGTATTAAGCCTATCTGCCCTTATCTTTATCTGACTGGCAGATTCCTCTCCACTTACATAAAGAACTTTATGCTCCTTTGCAAGCTCACCCGATGCCTGAAGAAGAAGGGTTGATTTTCCAATACCTGGGTCTCCTCCAATAAGGACTAAAGAGCCTAAAACTATTCCTCCTCCAAGAACAGAATCAAACTCAGAAATTCCAGATTTTATCCTCTCTTCTTCCTTGATGTCTATTTCGGGAAGTTTAAATAAAAGGGGGGATTCCTCCTTTCTATATTCTTCTACTACCTCTTCAGAAAATGTATTCCATTCTCCACAACCAGGGCACCTTCCAAACCACTTGGATGAGGAATAATCGCAGGATTCACATTTATACATTTCACTCTTTTAATTGTGCCATTTAAACATCTCCTTTCAACCTAAATTAGTTACGGTTGGTACAATATAACCTTATTCCTCCCTGCTTCTTTTGCCGCATAGAGGCATTTGTCTGCTTTAGCAAA
This window of the bacterium genome carries:
- the radA gene encoding DNA repair protein RadA, producing MYKCESCDYSSSKWFGRCPGCGEWNTFSEEVVEEYRKEESPLLFKLPEIDIKEEERIKSGISEFDSVLGGGIVLGSLVLIGGDPGIGKSTLLLQASGELAKEHKVLYVSGEESASQIKIRADRLNTSSEGLYISSYNNITHILDQIEKIDVKVIVIDSIQAIYHPSLPSAPGTVSQIKVCTSFLSGIAKKRNIPIFIVGHVTKEGSIAGPKLLEHMVDTVLYFEGDKNHIFRILRAYKNRFGSTNEIGVFLMEEKGLSEVKNPSLAFLSERPKGASGSVVSCTIEGSRPILIEIQALATPTIYGMARRDTLGVNYNRILLLLAVLEKRMGYNLSTYDLFVNIAGGIGSSEPAIDLGICSAIVSSFKEKPIDEKIALVGEVGLSGEIRGISNVEKRIEEALKLGFSSCFLPKSNLDKIKEKQIELIGVSNIKETFSVLFP